From the genome of Hydrogenovibrio kuenenii DSM 12350:
TCACCGCTCTACGGCAGTTCAACGAGGTAAAGTCTTAATTGAAAAACTGAAGGACATTATTCCGCGTCAGATGTTTGATGTTGCCATTCAGGCGGCCATTGGTGCTAAAATCATCGGCAGAACAAATGTGAAGGCACTCAGAAAGAACGTAACGGCTAAGTGTTATGGTGGTGATGTGTCTCGTAAGAAGAAATTGCTACAGAAACAGAAAGAAGGGAAAAAACGCATGAAATCAATCGGTAGCGTTGAACTGCCGCAAGAAGCGTTTTTAGCTGTATTGAATACCTCAGACGATTAAGGAAGACAGGATACGACTATGAGTTTTGAATTGATACTGGTCATCGCAACGGCTATAACAGGGGCGATTGCCTATGTCGATAAATTAGTATGGAAACCTAAGCGTGATCGATCTGTTACAACAGAAAGTGAGCCGCTGGTCGTTGAGTATGCGCGTTCATTGTTTCCGGTGTTTTTAGTTGTATTGGTTCTACGTTCATTTGTGGTTGAGCCTTTTAGAATCCCTTCTGGTTCAATGTATCCTACATTGGAAATTGGTGACTTCATTATTGTGAATAAGTTTGCTTATGGCTTAAAGTTGCCAGTAACGCAGACTAAAATTGTGCCAATCGGTGAACCTAAACGTGGTGATGTGGTTGTTTTTAAATATCCTAAAGATCCAGATGTGGATTACATTAAGCGCGTAATTGGTTTGCCTGGCGATAAAATTACCTATGTTGGACGTACAGTTTTCATTAATGGTGAGCCTTTGAAGCAGTCTTATATTGGTAGTTATAAAACTCATGGTGCGGGTGCAAATATGGATGGAACGTCTGAACTTTCAGAAACTTTTCCGTCTGGTAAAAAACACATGATTCTTTTGGATAAGGATAAATTTAGTCAGGATATGCAAACTGTTACAGTGCCGCCAGGACATTATTTTATGATGGGGGACAATCGTGACTATTCTAACGACAGCCGTTTCTGGGGCTTTGTTCCTGAACAAAATATTAAAGGTAAGGCTTTCGGAATTTGGATGAATTGGGATGACGGTATTCACTTTGATCGTATAGGTAAGGGAATTAATTAACCATGTCCGAATGGGAAAAAGAGGCTAAGTTAAAACGACTTTCAAAAGCGTTAGGCTACGAATATAAAGATTTAGGTTTCCTTGAAAAGGCTTTGACTCATCGAAGTGTGGGTTCTAAAAATAACGAAAGGCTTGAGTTTTTAGGGGATAGCCTTGTTAACTTTATGATTGCGGATGCGCTGTTTCACCAGTTTGAAAAAATTTCGGAAGGTGATTTAAGTCGAATTCGTGCCTTTTTGGTAAAAGGAGAAACGCTTGCCAAAATAGGCAAAGAGTACCAGCTTTCAGATTATTTGATGCTTGGCCCCGGAGAGTTGAAAAGCGGTGGTTATCGACGTGAATCAATTATTGCGGATGCAGTTGAAGCAATTATTGCATCTGTTTATGAAGATGGTGGGTTAACGCCTTGTAGAGAGTTGGTATCACGTCTTTATAAAGAAAGGTTGAATGAGCTTGAGCCTGAAAAGGTGGGTAAAGACCCTAAAACACGTTTACAGGAGTTTTTACAGTCGCGTCACCAACAGTTACCTGAATATAGCGTGATAAGTGTTAACGGCCCGGCGCATGCACAAGAGTTTATTGTCAGTTGTTATGTTGGTCAATTAAACCGTAAGTTTGAAGCAACGGCAACTAATCGTAGAAAGGCAGAGCAACTGGCTGCTGAACAAGCTTTGGACGTTTTGGAGAATCAATAATGACGGAAGAGACGGATTTTAAAGCTGGATTTGTTGCTGTTATAGGCCGACCAAATGTTGGAAAGTCTACGCTAATGAATATGCTGCTTGGGCAAAAACTAAGCATTACCTCACCTAAGCCTCAAACCACGCGTCATCGTATTCATGGCATTCATTCTACAGATCAGTTTCAAATTGTTTTTGTTGATACTCCAGGAATGCACCTGGGTGGACAAAAGTCGATTAATCGTTATATGAACCGTGCAGCTACCAGTGCATTTGCAGATGTAGATGTTGTGCTGTTTGTTGTTGAAGCTGGACGTTGGACAAAAGAAGATCAAGCGGTCGCTCAAAAATGTCAAAATTTAGATATTCCCGTTATTGTTTTAGTGAATAAGATCGATAAGATGCAGCAAAAAGAAGTCTTGTTGCCTTACCTGCACAAAATTGCAGAAAAGATTGATTTTGATGAAGTGATTCCTGTTTCGGCTTACAAGAAATCTGGTTTAGACATTGTAGAAAAAGAAGTCTTGAAGCACTTGCCGAATCAACCAGCCATTTTCCCAGAAGACTATATTACGGATCGTTCTTCTCGTTTTTTAGCATCGGAAATTGTGCGTGAAAAACTGATGCGAAGTCTTGGTGATGAAGTGCCTTATGGCGTGACAGTAGAGATTGAACAGTTTAAGTTTGAAGAAGACGAGGGGCGTTGGGTCATTCATGCACTGATTCTCGTTGAAAGATCAGGGCAAAAGCAAATCGTTATCGGTAAACAGGGGCAACTGATCAAGCAAGTTGGTATTCAAGCGCGAAAAGACCTAATGAAAATGCTGGATGGCCGAGTGCATCTTGAGCTTTGGGTCAAAGTGAAAGAAAATTGGGCGGATGATGATCGCGCTTTGGCAAGTTTGGGTTACACCGACGAAATAAATTGATGCATGGAGAAATAGGCTTTGGCTTTAGAAGTACAACAACAAGCCTATGTCTTGCATAAAAGACCCTACCGGGAAACGAGTTTGTTGGTTACCTTTTTAACATCAGAAAAGGGGCGACAAAATGCGGTTATCAAGGGCGTTAGAGGCCAGTCCAAGTCTAGTCGGATCAAACAAGCCTGGTTACAACCCTTTCAAAGCTTAAATATTAGTTGGTTAGAGCGTTCAGTTCATCAGTCAGACCTAGTTAACTTGAGATTGTTAGAACCTTCATCGGTTCGTTTTCCTCTGGTTGGCGATGCTAGTATTTGTGGTCTTTATCTCAATGAATTACTTTATCGTTTGCTGTATCCAAGAATTGCTTCTGAGTCGATTTATGAAGACTATCAGCAAGCTTTATTAGGGTTGGCAAAAGCCGGAACTCGATTTGAACAAGCATGGGTGTTGCGTAAATTCGAATTTCAGTTGTTGGGTGATCTAGGTTATGGGTTTGATTTGTCAGTAGATGCCAATGGTCTGCCTATTGATGAAAATCGGGTCTATAGATTTATACCGGAAATGGGCTTTATTGAACATTTTCCTTCGCAAGATTTACAAACAACAATCCTATCAGGAAAGTGTATTTTGCAGTTTTTGGAGCAAAAGTATTCTGAGAACTGTCTTAATGAAATGAAAAAATTCTTTAGACAGGTATTGGCCTATTACCTGGGAGAAAAACCTGTTCAAGCCAGGGCTTTATTTCAAGGGGAATAGGATAAAAAATGGGCGCATATAGAGGTAAGAAGGAATAAAAATGAATCCGATTTATTTAGGACTGAATATTGACCATGTAGCAACAATTCGTCAGGCAAGAGGAACGCGTTATCCTGATCCTGTTAAAGCTGCATTAGATGCTGAGATGGCCGGCGCAGATAGTATTACACTGCACCTAAGAGAAGATCGCCGTCATATTCAAGATGAAGATGTACGTCGAATTAGTGAAGCACGCCAAACTAAAGTAAATTTAGAAATGGCAGCCACTTCTGAAATGTTGTCTATTGCATTGCAGACTTGTCCAGAAGATGTTTGTTTGGTTCCAGAGAAAAGAGAAGAACTGACAACGGAAGGTGGACTTGATGTCGTTTCTCAGCAGGCATGGTTGACAGATTTTTGTGGTAAGTTAGCTGAAAATAAAACGCGAGTCTCTTTGTTTATTGATGCAGAAGAGTCGCAAATTCGTGCAGCAAAAGCCGTTGGTGTACCAGTTATTGAGCTTCATACGGGTACTTATGCCGAGCTAACAGATTCAACTGCAATTTCAGCTGAGTTAGAGCGCATTAAACAAGCGACTGCTCTAGCTAAATCTTTAGGATTAGTTGTTAACGCTGGTCATGGACTTCATTATCACAATGTTCAAGCGATTGCTGCGATTAAAGATATTGAAGAGTTAAATATCGGTCATGCGATTATTGCTCAAGCATTGTTTTCAGGTATGCCTGAAGCCGTTAGAGAAATGAAACGTATTATGGTGGAAAGCCGTAAACAAGCATACCTAGGATAATTGGGCTGGCTTCGGAATGATTGTTGGAATTGGAACAGACATTGTAGAAATAGCAAGAATTTCCTCCTTGCTCTCCAAAAGAGGGGAGGTGTTTGCACATAAGATTCTTTCAAGCATTGAAATGAAGGAATTTGCAGCGCAAATGCATCCTGAAATTTATTTAGCGAAACGATGGGCTGCAAAAGAAGCGATCGCAAAAGCATTGGGTACAGGTTTTTCTAATGGTGTAACTTTTGGGGAGATGACTATTGGACATACTGATCTAGGACAACCTTTGGTGAAGTTACATGGTAAAACACTTGCTTTGTCTGAGGAAAGGCAGATAAAGTATTGGTCTATTAGTATTAGTGATGAAAAACATTATGCAATTGCTTTTGTCGTTGCAGAGGCTGATTAGTTTCATAGATTGGTCTAGAAAAAAAATAAGGAAGAATACACGGATGAATTATTCCGCTTACACTTTTCAACAAGATTTAATACAATGCTAGCTATGAAGCGATTAATGATTGTTTTTTCAAGAAAAATCTGCCAGGCTGGGGTGCTTGTTGTGAGTTGGTTTTCAGCCAATGTATACGCTTCGACAGCTGATAGCGTTGGTCTTTCAAAGAATAATATAGAACCATCAAGTTATTTCGGACAAATTCTCATTTCTTTAATGTTTATTGTATTGGTTATTTTTGCCGGTGCATGGTTGCTAAAAAGATTTGGTAGAGTTAATGGGCTGGTGAGCAAAGATATGCGCATTCTGGGCAACATGGCCATAGGTCAGAGAGAGCGTATTTTGCTGTTACAGGTTGGAAAAGAACAGTTGTTAATAGGGGTAACTTCTAGTCGAATATCGCTATTGCACGAATTAAAAGAACCTATTGAAGTTCGAGAGGTTACGACACCAATGAACAGTGCCTTTGCTCAAAAGCTTCAAGAAGCCATAGCCAATAGAAAAAAGCCGGAAAATGACTAAAAGACTACCTTTCTTACTCTTTATTTTTACCCTTCTTTTTCCTGTAATGGGGGCTGCTGCTGTCCCTGGAATTCCTGCTTTCACGGTTCAAACGGATGCGCAAGGAAATCAGGACTATACCTTAACCATTCAAATTTTATTGCTGATGACTGGCTTGACGCTGCTACCGGCAGCGCTTATTGCAATGACATCTTTTTTGCGAATAATCGTCGTGTTAGCCTTATTAAGGCAAGCACTAGGGGTGCAATCGACACCTTCGAATCAAGTTTTGATTGGTTTGGCGCTATTTTTAACTTTGTTTGTTATGTCTCCCATACTCGATCAGATTTATAAAAACGCAGTTACCCCTTATCTTAATGAGCAAATTAAGTTTAAAGAAGCTATTGATGTCGGTGCTAAGCCTTTACATAAGTTTATGATCCAGCAAACACGAGAATCTGATCTTGGTATGTTTGCTCAGATGGCTGATGTAGAACTTAAAGACCCAGATACCGTGCCTTTCAAAGTATTGATTCCTGCATTTATGACCAGTGAATTGAAGACCGCCTTTCAAATTGGATTTATGATATTTATCCCATTTTTGATTATCGATCTGGTCGTGGCCACATTGTTGATGGCGATGGGGATGATGATGTTATCTCCGATGATTATTTCTATGCCTTTTAAACTTATGTTGTTTGTTTTAATAGATGGGTGGGCATTGATTATGGGAACGTTGGCGAATAGTTTCGTAGTTGCAGGAGGTACGTGATGACACCTGAATTTGTACTAACCCTAGGTCAAAGAATGCTGGAAGTTGTGACTATGTTGGCAGCGCCATTGTTGCTACCTGCATTAGCAGTAGGTTTGTTGGTTGGTATGTTTCAAGCAGCAACCCAGATTAATGAAATGACTCTGAGCTTTATCCCGAAAGTTGCTATCGTCGGCGTTGTTCTAGTTGTAGGTGGTCCTTGGATGCTAAACACCTTGGTTTCTTTTACCAAAGAGCTTTATGAAAATATTCCAGCACTGATTGGTTAGTCATAATGTTGACATTCAACTATGATGATTTTCTTAGTTTATTAGGGCTTTATTTTTGGCCCTTTATTCGTATCACGGGCATGCTAATGATGGTGCCACTATTTTCTGCAAGTTATGTTTCGGTTAATATTCGTTTGATGTTGGCTGTTTTCATTACTTTAGCAGTTGCACCGTCTTTACCACTTCCTGATCCTATTGATCCTTTTACCTGGCATGGCGTTTTGTTGATTGTGCAGCAGTTTGGTATAGGTTTGGCAATAGGACTGATTTTTGCTGTTATATTTCAGGTGTTCGTTATAGCGGGGCATTTGGCTTCTATGTCAATGGGATTGGCAATGGCAACAATGGTGGATCCCTCGACAGGTGTGAATACGCCAATTATAGGGCGTTATTTTACGATTGTTGCCACTTTACTGTTTTTGTTGATGAACGGGCATGTGTTGGTTT
Proteins encoded in this window:
- the fliO gene encoding flagellar biosynthetic protein FliO: MIVFSRKICQAGVLVVSWFSANVYASTADSVGLSKNNIEPSSYFGQILISLMFIVLVIFAGAWLLKRFGRVNGLVSKDMRILGNMAIGQRERILLLQVGKEQLLIGVTSSRISLLHELKEPIEVREVTTPMNSAFAQKLQEAIANRKKPEND
- the acpS gene encoding holo-ACP synthase, whose protein sequence is MIVGIGTDIVEIARISSLLSKRGEVFAHKILSSIEMKEFAAQMHPEIYLAKRWAAKEAIAKALGTGFSNGVTFGEMTIGHTDLGQPLVKLHGKTLALSEERQIKYWSISISDEKHYAIAFVVAEAD
- the pdxJ gene encoding pyridoxine 5'-phosphate synthase, which encodes MNPIYLGLNIDHVATIRQARGTRYPDPVKAALDAEMAGADSITLHLREDRRHIQDEDVRRISEARQTKVNLEMAATSEMLSIALQTCPEDVCLVPEKREELTTEGGLDVVSQQAWLTDFCGKLAENKTRVSLFIDAEESQIRAAKAVGVPVIELHTGTYAELTDSTAISAELERIKQATALAKSLGLVVNAGHGLHYHNVQAIAAIKDIEELNIGHAIIAQALFSGMPEAVREMKRIMVESRKQAYLG
- the fliP gene encoding flagellar type III secretion system pore protein FliP (The bacterial flagellar biogenesis protein FliP forms a type III secretion system (T3SS)-type pore required for flagellar assembly.), with translation MTKRLPFLLFIFTLLFPVMGAAAVPGIPAFTVQTDAQGNQDYTLTIQILLLMTGLTLLPAALIAMTSFLRIIVVLALLRQALGVQSTPSNQVLIGLALFLTLFVMSPILDQIYKNAVTPYLNEQIKFKEAIDVGAKPLHKFMIQQTRESDLGMFAQMADVELKDPDTVPFKVLIPAFMTSELKTAFQIGFMIFIPFLIIDLVVATLLMAMGMMMLSPMIISMPFKLMLFVLIDGWALIMGTLANSFVVAGGT
- the era gene encoding GTPase Era produces the protein MTEETDFKAGFVAVIGRPNVGKSTLMNMLLGQKLSITSPKPQTTRHRIHGIHSTDQFQIVFVDTPGMHLGGQKSINRYMNRAATSAFADVDVVLFVVEAGRWTKEDQAVAQKCQNLDIPVIVLVNKIDKMQQKEVLLPYLHKIAEKIDFDEVIPVSAYKKSGLDIVEKEVLKHLPNQPAIFPEDYITDRSSRFLASEIVREKLMRSLGDEVPYGVTVEIEQFKFEEDEGRWVIHALILVERSGQKQIVIGKQGQLIKQVGIQARKDLMKMLDGRVHLELWVKVKENWADDDRALASLGYTDEIN
- the recO gene encoding DNA repair protein RecO, producing the protein MALEVQQQAYVLHKRPYRETSLLVTFLTSEKGRQNAVIKGVRGQSKSSRIKQAWLQPFQSLNISWLERSVHQSDLVNLRLLEPSSVRFPLVGDASICGLYLNELLYRLLYPRIASESIYEDYQQALLGLAKAGTRFEQAWVLRKFEFQLLGDLGYGFDLSVDANGLPIDENRVYRFIPEMGFIEHFPSQDLQTTILSGKCILQFLEQKYSENCLNEMKKFFRQVLAYYLGEKPVQARALFQGE
- the fliQ gene encoding flagellar biosynthesis protein FliQ, with protein sequence MTPEFVLTLGQRMLEVVTMLAAPLLLPALAVGLLVGMFQAATQINEMTLSFIPKVAIVGVVLVVGGPWMLNTLVSFTKELYENIPALIG
- the fliR gene encoding flagellar biosynthetic protein FliR, which gives rise to MLTFNYDDFLSLLGLYFWPFIRITGMLMMVPLFSASYVSVNIRLMLAVFITLAVAPSLPLPDPIDPFTWHGVLLIVQQFGIGLAIGLIFAVIFQVFVIAGHLASMSMGLAMATMVDPSTGVNTPIIGRYFTIVATLLFLLMNGHVLVFKMVMDSFQTLPVGLHFFDTMSLKQIYSFGSIMFESGVLLALPLVTALLLVNISFGVVARAAPALNIFAVGFPITLTVGLVMLIFITPLLLPTMQHLMVSVHDLIGTLKLNQ
- the rnc gene encoding ribonuclease III, encoding MSEWEKEAKLKRLSKALGYEYKDLGFLEKALTHRSVGSKNNERLEFLGDSLVNFMIADALFHQFEKISEGDLSRIRAFLVKGETLAKIGKEYQLSDYLMLGPGELKSGGYRRESIIADAVEAIIASVYEDGGLTPCRELVSRLYKERLNELEPEKVGKDPKTRLQEFLQSRHQQLPEYSVISVNGPAHAQEFIVSCYVGQLNRKFEATATNRRKAEQLAAEQALDVLENQ
- the lepB gene encoding signal peptidase I, yielding MSFELILVIATAITGAIAYVDKLVWKPKRDRSVTTESEPLVVEYARSLFPVFLVVLVLRSFVVEPFRIPSGSMYPTLEIGDFIIVNKFAYGLKLPVTQTKIVPIGEPKRGDVVVFKYPKDPDVDYIKRVIGLPGDKITYVGRTVFINGEPLKQSYIGSYKTHGAGANMDGTSELSETFPSGKKHMILLDKDKFSQDMQTVTVPPGHYFMMGDNRDYSNDSRFWGFVPEQNIKGKAFGIWMNWDDGIHFDRIGKGIN